The Vitis vinifera cultivar Pinot Noir 40024 chromosome 3, ASM3070453v1 region gtttttaaaattttttgggacttcatatggcttggatattgtttaaataggttcattacacttaggaagtggtgaaatgatttccggaaaaatccaaatccaaaaatactcaaaaattcacaagggtacgaagaatgtgaggaatcctcacattcttcgtaccctcccaattctccacttctttggactttttaaaattttttgggacatcatatggcttggatgttgtttaaattagTTTGTTACACTTGGTAGGtgatcaaatgatatccggaaaaatccaaatccaaaaatactaaaaaattcacacgggtacgaagaatgtgaggaattctcatATGCTTCGTACCCTCCagattctccacttgtttgaagtttttaaacttttttggaACTtaatatggcttggatattgtttaaataagttcattatacttaggaggtggtcaaatgatttccagaaaaatccaaaaagacTCAAAAATTCAGTACATTTTGAGGGTGTGAAATGGATcgaaaaattcaaaatggaaatttaccaaaaaaatatgTGAGGGGTTTGGATTTCCATATTGTTAGTAATTATACATTTTtcgtattttcaatatttcaaccaatttttttgaaaagctaagaaataatttaatcatatattctcaattaataattagtacacaactaattcaattttaatttaatatatattttataaaatttagttctagttttctcattttttttaacttcataaaccaattatattgattttcacacttcaaatattCGTCAAATTTTtgtcaacaaattatttgatgttaaaataaattaaatttacttttccttaatttataaattatatcaccaaattctttataattttttttatttattttaaatttaatttttatgtgggGTCTAATCACTTTatagtacaaaaataaataaactctaatttattttttcaaaattttctttatttttctgtttcataaaaaaaatttcctaaacaaaataattacattaaacaaatttataattggTTAATGTAATAAATGTAACAATGTGTGTTGCATGGGATTATTTCCCATGGCAACCGGTTGGATGACTTGAAAAagaggttttgtttttttttttctttaatttagcATGCCATATGTCTCTACCCTATTAGCCCAAAAAAGTGGGTAAAAGTGCTTTTCGGTACCGTAGCAAGACCCTAAAAGCAAATACATCCAGAAGAAAACCGAACAGTACTATTGTCTGCTCTTCCTACGTGTGAATGGACAGTCATGACTGTATAAATACTCTCAGAAATCACGCTGATTCACAACATCCAGTCATGGCATCTCCTCTGCAGTCTCTCCTCACCTTTCCCTCCCTCTTCTTCCtacttttctctcttttccttttcattattttcttaagaaatttttCAAGAAAACTCCCATATCCACCAGGGCCCAAAGGCCTGCCGATCATCGGAAATATGTTGATGATGAATCAACTCACCCACCGGGGACTAGCCAATCTCAGCAAGGTGTACGGTGGCCTGCTGCATATGAAGATGGGAGTCTTGCACTTAGTGGTCGTGTCCACCCCGGAGATGGCTCGTGAAGTTCTCCAGGTGCAGGACAGTGTTTTCGCCAACCGGCCAGCCAGGGTTGCGATAAAATATCTGACATATGATAGAGCGGACATGGCCTTCGCTCAATACGGACCCTCTTGGCGGCAGATGAGGAAGATTTGTGTGATGAAGCTCTTCAGTCGAAAACGGGCTGAGTCTTGGGCGTCAGTGAGGGAGGAGGTGGATTCAACGCTTCAAAGTATCGCCAAGAGAGGTGGGTCTGCTGTTAATATTGGTGAATTGGCGTTGGACCTTACCAAGAATATAACGTACAGGGCTGCGTTCGGGTCGAGTTCGCGCGAAAAACAGAAGGAGTTCGTGAAGATTTTGCAGGAGTTCTCGAGGCTTTTTGGGGCTTTCAACTTTGCAGATTTTATACCCTGGCTGGGTTGGATTCAAGGGAAGGAGTTCACTAAGCGGCTGGTCAAGGCTCGAGGATCACTTGATGAGTTCATCGATAAAATCATCGACGGTCACATTGAAAAGAGGAAGAAGCAGAATAACAGCGGAGATGAAAGTGAAAGTGAAGCAGAGTTGGACATAGTGGACGAGTTAATGGAGTTTTACAGCAAAGATGTTGCAGCGGAAGACTTGAATTCTTCAATCAAGTTCACAAGGGATAACATCAAAGCTATCATTATGGTAAGAGATTCGCAAAAATCAGCCactgaaaaattattttgtcttGTTTCAAAACTTTCATCTAATAAATCCAAACATTAGAACTGTACTTTTCCTTTGAcccacttttttttataaatgaaaaaaggcATTCAAGTGGGATGGTTTTGGCTTAAATTGGTGTTATCACAGGACGTGATGTTTGGTGGAACAGAAACTGTGGCATCGGCAATCGAGTGGGCAATGGCGGAGCTCATGAAAAGCCCAGATGATCTGAAGAAACTGCAGCAAGAATTAATAGATGTGGTGGGCTTGAACCGAAGGTTACACGAGTCCGATCTGGAGAAGCTCACCTACCTCAAGTGCTGCATCAAGGAAACCCTCCGGCTCCACCCTCCAATCCCAGTCCTCCTCCACGAGACCGCCGAGGACAGTGTGGTGGCCGGATACTCAGTCCCAGCACGCTCAGATGTCATGATCAACGCCTGGGCTATAAACCGAGACAAGACCGCCTGGGAGGATCCGGAGACGTTCAAGCCAGAGAGGTTTCTGAAGGACGCACCTGATTTCAAAGGGAGCCACTTTGAGTTCATTCCATTTGGGTCCGGCCGGCGGTCGTGCCCGGGTATGCAGCTTGGGCTGTATGGATTGGATCTGGCTGTGGGTCACCTTGTTCATTGTTTTAGCTGGGAACTGCCTGATGGAATGAAGGCTAGTGATCTGGATATGAGCGATGTGTTTGGACTCACTGCTCCGAGGGCGATACAGCTGATCGCAGTGCCGACTTATCGCCTGCAGTGTCTGCTCCTTGAgtgaaaaggagaagaagatcgTGTTGGTGATGGAGGCCtgtaatgatattaattttctcttctATCTACAATAAATATGCatgtattttgaattttagatcTCTAAGACTTGGTTTGTTTATGcttcaatattaaaaataaattttgagaataatttttaaaaatagtttataataaatttttggaatattttgaatattatcatctttttttttatttgtaataatttattttttcatatttatataattgttCTCTTAGAATAGCCAACAATTGAAATTGGTCAAATATGTTGTCGGAGGGGtacttatttataatataaaaggtttaaaattattttcatattcttaaTTATTACCCTTAAAATTtggaaaacctatttttttaatttttattatcaagCATATTCTTAATTTCTTAAACTCGTTTCACTTATTAGtcattttctatataaagattaaataattttagaatgtataaattaataactttgGATACTAGATCTGGCCTCAAAAGGTCAAGGTCGGCCAGTGAGACGATGGGGGATAAGCTTCATCGTCGAGAAGAAAATAGCCCATGATCTAATAATGAACCATTCTGATTAGTTGATAATATTAGTTGAGAATTTTTTGAAAGATTCCTATGAAAAGTTTCATTAACACCTAATTCATGTCGAGTAGACCTTGTTTTGTTGTTGTGAGAATTCTTAATTCGTgaattgttaattttaattatatttcattaagATACAAACTATACTGATCATAGATAATGCAAGTGACaatataaacaataatataaattacaaataaGTAAAGAGgataagaaaaagagaaatgcaaattcaaaatttggaagTGGTTAGGCTCAACCACACTTACATtcacttatattttttaagcAGAGCGCacttaaaaactcttttttaaagCTCAAGTAAAGTTCAATAAAGATTTGAAACTCAATACatgattttaaagcttttaAACAGGAGTTGAAAACCCAGAGTAGCATATTAGGCatagtatattttgaaaaaccacttataatatattttagagagatattttatagttaaaatgtatttaatagtgattttagaaaacgtttttagtttttctaatatttgaatgataaaaaattttaagtattaaaaaagttaaaaacaatttctaaaattactgtTTAGATCGAGCCTTTAATTAtccaaaaacacttttgaaaaaaaaacactttcaaaaaaattactTGAATGAAAAACACTAGAAACGCTTTTGAAAAAAGACACTTTCACAAAAATTACTTGGAATGAAAAATACTAGGAGGAATCAATTGAAACAATTGAAGATGACAAGCACCAtcatagaaaacaaataaatgctTCATACCCTCTTTCGAGATTTAAATCTAGACGGTGGCCTGCAGTGATCTTGTCCATCTCATGCCTATTTCATAGGGAAATAACATTTGATGCGGTGAATGTGAAAAAGAGAAGGCAGAACTTAAACCCACACAAAATGCAAACCTACCTCACATCAATGCGCATTTTGTCTATGTCATTACGCAGTTTTTCAGTTTCTCGTTGCAGTAGAGAAAAATGGTGCTCCTGCGTCAAGATCAAAGCAtgaataagaattaaaaaaaatagattgatgcaaaaatatgaaaagaggCACATATCTCTAGATGAAAACTCACTTAGAGTgagtttgacaatgattttaagaaatatttctagcatttcaagtgttagaaaaggTACAAACACTTCTGagaatcactgtcaaatgcacaaaatcatttttaaaaagtaaaaatattacttataatattttttgaagaaacattTCATAAGTAattctcctaaaaatatttcaaaagaatGTTTCTACTAAAACCACTTGAAAgaaaaatactatcaaattcACTCTCAGAGTTCGTTTCacaactttttaaaaaacagGTCTAACCTAAaagatgttttgaaaaaaaaaaaataaataatttgacaaaatttaaaaaatatttctaaaaaattttaaaatgacttATATTGTTTCCTAAAGAAACACTCGATTGGTGATTCTCCCAAAAACAAAGTTAgaagaaatattttcataaaaaaaacacttcaaagaAAAACAGTACCAAACTCATTCCAGTCACATCAAATACTGCTTTAAGAAGAAAGATTTTGGAGTTTGATTCTAgcatattaatatcaattgaaGTGTTGGAATATAATCCAaactctagtttttttttcccattccaaaatgaagatcacaaaataaaacaccaaaattttgaaaatttcaagcAGATGTGAAGTCCTTTGGGAATGATTGATTTATGGGAGTGGATTTCAAAATTGGAACCAAGGCTCTGATTTGATCCTAGAGTTTGGGCATCACCAAAATTGTAGTTGGAATTTGTTGGACCCAATAATATGAGAATCCATGCTGCTAGGTTTTCTAAGTTTCAAGCAGTTGTACACTTGCTCTTCATGCAAAAATTCCAATTCAATCTCCATGTCCaaataacaaaaatcaaataataataataataataataattgcaaaattagatcaaataaaagaattagtACCTGTGAACCTTGCACTTCCACCTTAAACTTGGAGAGATTTGATTCCTGTAACATGCTAGCCTAAACAAAAATTCATGCTCAAAATGATGTGGGGTTCAAAACTAATTagcaaataaaggaaaaattcAATACCTTCTGCAATTCTGGTTTGGAGACTCAAGATTGAGCCAAATTTTCCAAGGTATCATTTAAAACATGGGTCAAAGCAGTCGTTACCGCCTCAGCTTGTTTTGATGGCATGCCCTCTGCTTCTAAACTCTTAACCTGTAAACACATTGTGACATATTTCTTAGTCCTTGAAATCAAATCTTAGCTAACACAATGAAAAATGTTCTTCAAAGATGATTGAAAACACCAATGTGGTGTCTGTTGATGCCTCGCGTCCCAGGGATCCACGCTGCTGCTAAGTGGACGCGCACTTTCAACCAAGAATGAGTTCTGGCTCAATCgaccctgcaaaagatgtccggacaggatgTCCgaacacaccctccgatggttttgttagtcaTGGCTTAAAAGATCAAGCTCTTGACCTCTTTTCTGGGGTAGCTTTCTTACCTTCTTCTTTGTGTGAAGGCCCttttatatagtgtcagaagctcTACTCCCCTCTTTAATagtgggaagactttttggcttgtcatgatgtccTCAAGGTGGTGGCAGAGTCATCATCACCTTGCAGGCGGCTCCTACGAGAAACTCCTTCCTCTTATCCAAGAcatgtccgacttcaggtggcccaGACCCCTCAGAGTGGACCCCTCCAAAATGGATCACAGTAAGAAGTGCACCTACCATAAGGAGCATGGACACACTACGGAGACGTGCAGGAGCCTCCATTATTTGGTGGAAAAGCTCATAAACTATATCCACGGAGGACCACTGGATGAGGAGTACGACTCCAAACGAAAGAGACAGAGGCTGTTGCGTGCAGCATCAGTGCTTGAGCGCGTCAACTCTATACGGCCTGGGATAACTGGTAGGGGCCCCTGACCCATAGATGGAACAATCATTTTCCCCCCGATAGAACCCACACGGATATTACAACCACACTGCGACGCTCTCATCCTATCCTTGGGGATGGGAGACTTTGACGTGAGACGCATCCTAGTCGACCCAGGCAACTCGGCCGATCTTTTACAAGCGTCGGTAATTAGTCACATGGGACGCGATCTATCCGACCTTGAAAACCCTGGGCGAATCTTGTCTGGATTCAACGGAGCGGCGACTACCTCCTTGAGAGACATTGTGCTGCCGGTCCAAGTAgacccagtcactctcaacgtacaattttcggtggtacaagatttatcacccttcaatgttatcttggggcgcacatggctgCACTATatgaaagccatcccctctACTTACCATCAAATGGTAAGCTTTCTCACTGAAGATGGGCAAGTCGACCTATACGGCAACCAGTTggccgctcgccaatgctatcagATAGCGCGAGAAGTAGGGACCAGCCAGGAGGACAAACCCCTCCCTGAGCCCACCAACGCACTTAACCAATAGCAATTACTGagtccggcggacaaagatcccctgACAGCGGATCCCTTGCGAACGATACAGATTTCGGAAGAAAGTACTCACTTCACACATATTAGTTCCCTTTTGACACGCGAAGAGGCAAGGAACATCCAAGACACCCTTCGACAAAGCCATGACGTCTTTGCATAGGCGtattctgatatgaagggaattcaccCCTCCATCGTCTCTCATAGGCTTAACGTCTTGCCAACAGCGAAACCTGTCCGACAGAGGGTCAGACGTTTTCACCCAGACAGGCAAAAACTTATCAGGGATGAGATTGACAAGTTGCTGGAAGCCGGATTCATTAGAGAAGTGGAGTACGTATCCGAactggttggcaaatgtagtagtggtCCCCAAAAAGGAAGGCAAATGGCGGGTGTGCAtcgattacaccaacctcaacaatgcatgcccaaaagacagtttccctCTACCGCGGATAGACCAAATTGTAGACTCCACCGCTGGACAAGGAATGCTCtttttcttggatgccttctccggataccaccaaatccccatggCCCCGGCCGACGATGAAAAGACAGccttcataacgccacacggactttattgctacaaagtcatgccattcggactcaaaaacgctgaCGCTACCTATCAGAGACTGATGATGAAAATCTTCAAACTTCTGGTCGGTCGCACAATGGAGGTATACATCGATGATATCGTGGTTAAGAGCAAAACCCGAGGGGAACATGCCCTCCACTTGCAAGAAGTCTTCCACCTCTTAAGgaagtatggcatgaagctgAATCCATCCAAATGCGCTTTTGGCATAAGTGCTGGAAAGTTCCTGGGATtcatggtcagccaaagagggatagaggttagcccggatcaagttaagacagtcatggaaacaccaccCCCCAGGAGTAAAAAGGAGTTAcagcgcctcacaggcaagctcatCGCACTAGGGCGCTTCATAGCCCGCTTCATTGATgaattgcgacccttcttcttggcaatacgaaaagccGGTGCGAACGGGTGGACGGACAGCTGCCAGAGcgctttcaaaaaaatcaaacactacCTCATGCAACCACTCATTCTAAACAGCCCCCTCCCTGgagaaaaattgtatatgtatCTGGCTGTATCAGAATGGGTCATTAGCGttgttctattccgctgcccctcaCACAAGGAGCAAAAACCTAATTATTATGTTAGCAGAGCGTTGGCTGACGTAGAAACAAGGTACTCAAAGATCGAGCAAACGGCTTTGGCCCTTCGAAGTGCCGCCCAGAAGCTCCGCCCTTACTTCCAAGCCCACCCGGTGGTCGTGCTCATCGACCAGCCCCTTCGCAACATCTTGCACAAGTCGGACCTAATCGGAAGAATGCTTCAATGGGCTATAGAGTTGAGCGAGTATGGAATTGAATACCAACCAAAATTGTCCATGAAAGGgcaagtaatggctga contains the following coding sequences:
- the LOC100253771 gene encoding cytochrome P450 84A1 produces the protein MASPLQSLLTFPSLFFLLFSLFLFIIFLRNFSRKLPYPPGPKGLPIIGNMLMMNQLTHRGLANLSKVYGGLLHMKMGVLHLVVVSTPEMAREVLQVQDSVFANRPARVAIKYLTYDRADMAFAQYGPSWRQMRKICVMKLFSRKRAESWASVREEVDSTLQSIAKRGGSAVNIGELALDLTKNITYRAAFGSSSREKQKEFVKILQEFSRLFGAFNFADFIPWLGWIQGKEFTKRLVKARGSLDEFIDKIIDGHIEKRKKQNNSGDESESEAELDIVDELMEFYSKDVAAEDLNSSIKFTRDNIKAIIMDVMFGGTETVASAIEWAMAELMKSPDDLKKLQQELIDVVGLNRRLHESDLEKLTYLKCCIKETLRLHPPIPVLLHETAEDSVVAGYSVPARSDVMINAWAINRDKTAWEDPETFKPERFLKDAPDFKGSHFEFIPFGSGRRSCPGMQLGLYGLDLAVGHLVHCFSWELPDGMKASDLDMSDVFGLTAPRAIQLIAVPTYRLQCLLLE